A region of Nostoc sp. 'Peltigera membranacea cyanobiont' N6 DNA encodes the following proteins:
- a CDS encoding NADP-dependent isocitrate dehydrogenase, with amino-acid sequence MYEKITPPAAGAKITFKNGEPIVPDNPIIPFIRGDGTGIDIWPATQKVLDAAVAKAYKGQRQISWFKVYAGDEACDLYGTYQYLPQDTLTAIEEYGVAIKGPLTTPIGGGIRSLNVALRQIFDLYACVRPCRYYAGTPSPHKNPEKLDVIVYRENTEDIYLGIEWRQGSEIGDRLIKILNEELIPATPEHGKKRIPLDSGIGIKPISKTGSQRLVRRAIKHALLLPKNKQQVTLVHKGNIMKYTEGAFRDWGYELATSEFRQETVTEQESWILSNKEKNPNISLEENARQIEPGFDNLTPDKKAQVVKEVETVLNTIWATHGEGKWKEKVLVNDRIADSIFQQIQTRPDEYSILATMNLNGDYLSDAAAAIVGGLGMGPGANIGDSSAIFEATHGTAPKHAGLDRINPGSVILSGVMMLEFMGWQEAADLVKKGLSDAIANSQVTYDLARLLEPPVEPLKCSEFAEAIIQHFG; translated from the coding sequence ATGTACGAAAAGATTACCCCCCCCGCAGCCGGAGCAAAAATCACCTTCAAAAATGGTGAACCAATCGTACCGGACAATCCAATTATCCCTTTTATTCGCGGCGACGGCACAGGTATCGATATCTGGCCTGCTACCCAAAAAGTTCTTGATGCTGCGGTAGCTAAAGCATATAAGGGTCAGCGTCAAATCAGTTGGTTCAAGGTTTACGCTGGTGACGAAGCTTGTGATTTATACGGTACTTATCAGTATTTGCCTCAGGATACTCTCACGGCTATTGAAGAATATGGTGTGGCTATTAAAGGGCCTTTGACAACTCCCATTGGGGGGGGAATTCGTTCTTTAAATGTGGCGCTGCGACAAATTTTTGACTTGTATGCCTGCGTGCGTCCTTGCCGTTACTATGCAGGTACACCCTCACCCCACAAAAATCCCGAAAAGCTTGATGTAATTGTTTATCGGGAGAATACAGAAGATATTTATTTGGGCATTGAGTGGCGACAAGGTAGCGAAATTGGCGATCGCTTAATTAAAATTCTCAATGAAGAATTAATCCCCGCCACCCCAGAACATGGAAAAAAACGCATTCCTCTTGATTCTGGTATTGGCATCAAACCCATCAGCAAAACTGGTTCCCAGCGTCTAGTTAGACGTGCCATCAAACATGCCTTGCTATTGCCCAAAAACAAGCAACAGGTGACTTTGGTGCATAAGGGCAACATCATGAAGTACACCGAAGGCGCTTTCCGCGACTGGGGTTATGAACTAGCAACCAGCGAATTTCGCCAAGAAACTGTTACAGAACAAGAATCTTGGATTTTGAGTAACAAGGAAAAAAATCCGAATATTTCCTTGGAAGAAAACGCCCGCCAGATTGAACCTGGGTTTGATAATCTTACCCCAGACAAGAAAGCGCAAGTTGTCAAGGAAGTTGAAACTGTTCTTAACACAATTTGGGCAACCCACGGCGAGGGCAAATGGAAAGAGAAAGTTTTAGTGAATGACCGGATTGCTGACAGTATTTTTCAACAAATCCAAACCAGACCGGATGAATATTCGATTTTGGCGACGATGAACTTGAACGGCGATTATTTGTCTGATGCGGCTGCGGCCATAGTTGGTGGATTAGGAATGGGGCCAGGGGCAAATATTGGTGATTCTAGTGCCATATTTGAAGCTACCCACGGCACTGCACCCAAACACGCCGGCTTAGATCGGATTAATCCTGGTTCAGTGATTTTGTCTGGTGTGATGATGCTGGAATTTATGGGTTGGCAAGAAGCCGCAGACCTAGTTAAGAAAGGTTTAAGCGATGCGATCGCAAATAGTCAAGTCACCTACGATTTAGCCCGGTTGCTAGAACCGCCAGTTGAACCCTTAAAATGTTCTGAATTTGCTGAGGCAATTATTCAGCATTTTGGTTAA
- a CDS encoding GUN4 domain-containing protein, with amino-acid sequence MTDPMILSDPANDIDSLRRPLIAGSEKVQQQIIPQLAELGNEGLDVLMEFLLKRRENPATWIDGKAYQVLYNSDAPQVKEFLRSSFPEGIVPLKSECGINYNSLQQLLAAQDFQAADRVTIEKMCELSGPTAVQRKWLYFTEVEKTSAVDLQTINNLWLVHSEGKFGFSVQREIWLSLGKNWENFWPKIGWKAGNTWTRYPNEFTWDLSAPRGHLPLSNQLRGVRVFASLLSHPAWSKNPEK; translated from the coding sequence ATGACAGACCCAATGATTTTATCAGACCCGGCAAATGACATCGACTCCCTGCGACGACCGTTAATCGCTGGGTCTGAAAAAGTCCAACAACAGATAATCCCACAGTTAGCTGAGTTGGGTAATGAGGGATTAGACGTGTTGATGGAATTTTTACTGAAACGACGTGAGAACCCAGCAACTTGGATTGATGGCAAAGCTTACCAAGTCCTCTACAACTCTGATGCACCTCAAGTCAAAGAATTTCTGCGCTCCTCTTTTCCTGAGGGAATTGTACCTCTAAAATCAGAGTGCGGGATTAACTACAATTCTTTGCAACAGCTACTTGCTGCTCAAGACTTCCAAGCAGCCGATCGCGTCACCATCGAAAAAATGTGTGAATTATCAGGGCCAACGGCTGTACAACGAAAATGGTTGTACTTTACTGAGGTAGAAAAGACCTCGGCTGTTGACTTGCAAACCATTAATAACCTCTGGTTAGTCCACTCGGAAGGTAAATTTGGCTTTTCAGTGCAGCGAGAAATCTGGTTGAGTTTGGGTAAAAATTGGGAGAATTTCTGGCCGAAAATTGGCTGGAAAGCAGGTAATACCTGGACGCGATATCCTAACGAGTTTACCTGGGATTTGAGTGCGCCTAGAGGTCACTTACCCCTCTCTAATCAACTCCGGGGGGTACGAGTTTTTGCTTCTTTACTCTCTCACCCAGCTTGGTCGAAGAATCCAGAAAAATGA